In Labilibaculum sp. DW002, one DNA window encodes the following:
- a CDS encoding MFS transporter: MNKELRKNIMFQYLMLLVIAATAGHQAWRTLFNNLAVDEVGINGFQLGVIQSVREIPGFLALLVVYLLLVIKEHRLSALAVLFVGLGVALTGFFPSFIGLIATTLIMSIGFHYFETTNKSLTLQYFNYEQAPYVFAKQKSWAAVANIGVGAFIFGIAHFISLQANFILIGTVIFGLGVWALFWKPADKEIVPQNKGMVLRKRYWLFYVLNFLSGARRQIFVVFAVFMLVQKYHFSIQHVAILFIINNIITYFISPYIAKGINRYGERKMLSLEYIFLIFVFLGYAFIENGLVVAILYIIDHIFFGFSMGINTYFHKTGDKKDIAPSMAVGFTINHISAVVIPVCGGLLWMWHWQIPFIAGAILCVVSLAFVQKIRIQNKI, encoded by the coding sequence ATGAATAAAGAGCTGAGGAAAAATATCATGTTCCAATACTTGATGTTGTTGGTAATTGCTGCTACTGCAGGTCACCAGGCATGGCGTACGCTTTTTAATAATTTGGCTGTTGATGAGGTTGGGATAAATGGGTTTCAATTGGGTGTTATTCAGTCGGTTCGCGAAATTCCTGGTTTTTTAGCTCTACTTGTTGTTTATTTATTATTGGTTATTAAGGAGCATCGTTTATCTGCTTTAGCGGTATTATTTGTTGGTTTAGGTGTTGCCTTAACAGGATTTTTTCCATCATTTATTGGTTTAATAGCGACTACCTTAATCATGTCAATTGGATTTCATTATTTTGAGACGACTAATAAATCTTTAACCCTGCAATATTTTAATTACGAGCAGGCGCCTTATGTTTTTGCTAAGCAAAAGAGCTGGGCAGCAGTTGCTAATATTGGTGTCGGGGCATTTATTTTTGGTATTGCTCATTTTATTTCTTTGCAAGCTAATTTTATTTTGATTGGTACTGTTATTTTTGGATTAGGAGTTTGGGCACTCTTTTGGAAACCAGCTGATAAAGAGATCGTGCCTCAAAATAAGGGTATGGTTTTGCGTAAGCGTTATTGGTTATTTTATGTTCTGAATTTTTTAAGTGGTGCCCGACGACAGATTTTTGTTGTGTTTGCAGTATTTATGCTGGTGCAAAAATATCATTTCAGTATACAGCATGTAGCTATACTTTTCATCATCAATAATATTATCACCTATTTCATATCACCCTATATTGCGAAGGGAATTAATCGCTATGGTGAACGGAAAATGCTAAGCTTAGAGTACATCTTTTTAATATTTGTATTTCTTGGTTATGCCTTTATCGAAAATGGTTTGGTAGTAGCTATCCTATACATTATCGATCATATTTTCTTTGGTTTTTCAATGGGAATCAACACCTATTTTCATAAAACAGGGGATAAGAAAGATATTGCACCATCTATGGCAGTTGGTTTTACAATTAATCATATATCGGCAGTTGTGATTCCAGTTTGTGGTGGTTTGTTATGGATGTGGCATTGGCAAATACCATTTATAGCAGGCGCTATACTGTGTGTGGTTTCACTTGCATTTGTGCAGAAAATACGAATACAGAATAAAATTTAA
- a CDS encoding YchJ family protein gives MVQNCYCGKKFEYEHCCGAIHSGKSAATTAEDLMRTRYSAFVKANIDYILATYASETRPLEERDDILEWTRSVEWLGLEVLSTEKGKVNDSEGWVEFKASFKEDGQKQIMHEKSYFQKENGCWVYVSGEYPKKELEHKLPNRNDPCFCGSGKKFKKCCFNK, from the coding sequence ATGGTGCAGAACTGTTATTGTGGTAAGAAGTTTGAATACGAGCATTGCTGTGGGGCAATTCACTCTGGTAAAAGTGCTGCAACAACTGCAGAAGATTTAATGAGAACTAGATATTCAGCATTTGTGAAGGCAAATATTGATTACATTCTTGCAACTTATGCTTCCGAAACGAGACCTTTAGAGGAGAGAGATGATATTTTAGAATGGACAAGATCGGTTGAATGGTTGGGCCTTGAAGTTTTGAGTACGGAGAAAGGAAAGGTGAATGATTCCGAAGGTTGGGTAGAGTTTAAAGCTAGCTTTAAAGAGGATGGGCAAAAGCAGATAATGCATGAAAAATCTTATTTTCAAAAAGAAAATGGATGCTGGGTGTATGTTTCGGGAGAATATCCTAAAAAGGAACTTGAGCATAAATTGCCAAATCGAAATGATCCTTGTTTTTGTGGTAGCGGTAAAAAATTTAAGAAATGCTGTTTCAACAAATAG
- the dapA gene encoding 4-hydroxy-tetrahydrodipicolinate synthase: protein MRKAWQGSIVAIVTPFNIDGSIDYTAFDNLIEFHVENETDGIVVCGTTGEAATLNKEEYANLIKHTVEKVNKRIPVIAGTGTNSTSEAIENSCLAESLGVDGILVVAPYYNKPSRNGLKDYFTQISKAVSVPIVLYNVPGRTACNIPVDLVVELANELDNVVGIKEASGNLEQLACLLKDKPSDFMVFSGDDALAFQAVCMGADGVISVIANIIPKEFHTLMNAAEKGDLNQARAIYFKYLKLIQLCFIESNPIPVKTGLAVMDKLSEEFRSPMCRMIDDNRDLLVAEMRKQGLI from the coding sequence ATGAGAAAAGCTTGGCAAGGATCTATTGTTGCTATTGTAACACCTTTTAATATTGATGGTAGTATTGATTATACTGCTTTCGATAATTTGATCGAATTTCACGTTGAAAATGAAACCGACGGAATCGTAGTTTGTGGAACCACTGGAGAAGCAGCAACTCTTAATAAGGAGGAGTATGCTAATTTAATCAAACATACAGTTGAAAAGGTAAATAAACGTATTCCAGTAATTGCTGGTACAGGAACTAATTCAACATCTGAAGCCATCGAAAATTCTTGTCTGGCTGAATCTCTTGGCGTAGATGGTATTCTAGTAGTAGCTCCATATTACAATAAGCCGAGTCGAAATGGATTAAAAGATTATTTCACTCAGATATCTAAAGCTGTTTCGGTACCAATTGTTCTTTATAATGTTCCTGGAAGAACGGCATGTAATATTCCTGTTGATTTGGTAGTTGAATTGGCTAATGAGTTAGATAATGTTGTTGGAATTAAGGAAGCATCTGGAAATTTAGAACAATTGGCTTGCTTATTAAAGGACAAACCAAGTGACTTTATGGTTTTTTCAGGTGATGATGCTTTGGCATTTCAGGCGGTTTGCATGGGTGCAGATGGTGTAATTTCAGTTATTGCCAACATAATACCAAAGGAGTTTCATACGTTGATGAATGCAGCTGAAAAAGGCGATTTGAATCAAGCACGAGCTATTTATTTTAAATACTTAAAGCTAATTCAACTTTGCTTTATTGAGTCGAATCCAATTCCAGTAAAAACAGGTTTGGCTGTGATGGATAAGCTTTCAGAAGAATTTAGATCTCCTATGTGCAGAATGATTGATGACAACAGAGATTTACTTGTTGCAGAAATGAGAAAACAAGGATTAATCTAA
- a CDS encoding dicarboxylate/amino acid:cation symporter, with amino-acid sequence MFLENTSLSSKSIKEKYLLISIVIAIALGFLIGGIYPKFSIHLSIFGEAFLNILMMLVVPMVILSMVVGIARIKNLRSLGKIGSKTILYYFSTTAISVCIGMILVNIIQPGVGADILLPDDSFTIINKSSNVTDTIKELIVGNAAKDQQGLIAYNLFLAMVKMDILPLIVFSLFFGGALSSLGLKSKKTIHIISTLNDGIMQLVNWVMYLAPIGILGLIAARIGKAGGFEGFIPELQSLGKFSLTVLLGLLFHGIVILSLALKLFGKQNPFSYCKGVGAALLNAFSTASSTATLPITIQGVQQENKVSKKISNFVLPLGATINMDGTALYEAVAAIFIAQIYGIELSTGQQVIIFITATLAAIGAAGIPEAGLVTMVIVLKAVNLPIEGIGLLLTIDWLLDRFRTTVNVWGDSVGAAIVERQIIKKPLKKSGSE; translated from the coding sequence ATGTTTTTAGAAAACACTAGTCTTTCATCAAAATCAATAAAAGAAAAATATCTTCTTATTAGCATTGTTATTGCTATTGCCCTAGGATTTTTAATAGGTGGAATCTATCCTAAATTTTCTATTCATTTATCAATATTTGGGGAAGCTTTCCTTAATATCTTAATGATGCTAGTTGTACCCATGGTAATTCTATCTATGGTTGTTGGCATAGCCCGTATTAAAAACTTACGCTCATTAGGAAAAATAGGAAGTAAAACTATCTTATATTATTTCTCAACTACAGCAATTTCAGTTTGTATTGGAATGATTTTAGTTAATATTATTCAACCTGGAGTTGGTGCTGATATTTTATTACCCGACGATAGTTTTACTATTATCAACAAAAGCTCCAATGTTACAGATACAATTAAGGAGTTAATTGTTGGTAACGCGGCTAAAGATCAACAAGGATTGATTGCATACAATCTATTTTTGGCCATGGTTAAAATGGATATTCTTCCACTAATTGTATTTTCTCTGTTTTTTGGCGGAGCTTTGTCATCCTTAGGCTTAAAATCAAAAAAAACAATTCATATCATTTCAACATTAAATGATGGAATAATGCAACTCGTTAATTGGGTTATGTATTTGGCTCCTATTGGAATTCTCGGACTTATTGCAGCAAGAATTGGTAAAGCTGGCGGATTTGAAGGATTTATTCCAGAATTACAATCTCTTGGTAAATTCAGTTTAACAGTGCTTTTGGGCCTTTTATTTCATGGAATTGTTATTTTAAGCTTGGCTTTAAAACTTTTTGGAAAACAAAACCCTTTCTCATATTGCAAAGGTGTTGGAGCTGCTCTCTTAAATGCATTTTCCACTGCCTCAAGTACTGCAACATTACCTATAACAATACAAGGAGTTCAACAGGAAAACAAAGTATCTAAGAAAATTAGTAATTTCGTTCTTCCATTAGGAGCTACAATAAACATGGATGGTACAGCTCTATATGAGGCCGTTGCAGCTATTTTCATTGCTCAAATATATGGCATTGAATTAAGTACTGGTCAACAAGTTATTATATTTATAACTGCTACACTTGCGGCTATAGGCGCAGCGGGTATTCCAGAAGCTGGGCTTGTTACTATGGTGATTGTTTTAAAAGCGGTGAATTTACCAATAGAAGGCATTGGATTGTTACTAACTATAGATTGGTTGTTAGACCGCTTTCGAACGACCGTTAATGTATGGGGAGATAGCGTAGGAGCAGCAATTGTTGAAAGACAGATAATAAAAAAGCCACTTAAAAAAAGTGGCTCTGAATAA